From Ramlibacter tataouinensis, the proteins below share one genomic window:
- a CDS encoding cation:proton antiporter, producing the protein MNEVMAVWAAWLRPSAGLPTLQWSVLLAVAAAAGHLLQRHTGLPKVVGYSFAGTFAGLAGFSGGAWPLQGIALFLLELGVSVVLFEAGGRLALRWFRHNPMVLLQSLLGSLLTGLCVFYALRYLGVRATVAESLAVISMAASPAVLSRVVVDTRASGPVTERAMTLSTLSALYALTLVNARTGVLTRQGGDVGDKLFPVLVVLGVSFVVGAVLALLLRMALRVMSPTSENTSMLLVALIAAGTAVASHFGGSAPLAALIGGLLLKQMNPRPWAWPRQLGTVSSLLTMLMFVLVAVVAATAPWNPAVAGLVAALVLARGAGTIVGVWLANWRSGTSWRQAIWTGCAMSPMSSVALLMVSQFATASAGLGAEVAGIALPAILLMGVLGAIAATFALHRARETSRSDEAEGADLAGEPLRGKGS; encoded by the coding sequence ATGAACGAAGTCATGGCCGTTTGGGCCGCTTGGCTCAGGCCATCGGCCGGGCTGCCCACGCTCCAGTGGTCGGTGCTGCTCGCGGTGGCCGCGGCGGCCGGTCATCTGCTGCAGCGGCACACCGGCCTGCCCAAGGTGGTGGGTTACTCGTTCGCCGGCACCTTCGCCGGCCTGGCGGGCTTTTCCGGCGGCGCCTGGCCCTTGCAGGGCATCGCGCTGTTCCTGCTCGAACTCGGTGTCTCGGTGGTGCTGTTCGAAGCCGGCGGCCGCCTGGCGCTGCGCTGGTTCCGGCACAACCCCATGGTGCTGCTGCAAAGCCTGCTGGGGTCGCTGCTCACGGGCCTGTGCGTGTTCTATGCGCTGCGCTACCTCGGGGTGCGCGCGACCGTGGCCGAATCGCTGGCCGTGATCTCCATGGCCGCTTCGCCCGCGGTGCTGTCGCGGGTGGTGGTGGACACGCGCGCCTCCGGGCCGGTCACCGAGCGCGCGATGACGCTGTCCACCCTGAGCGCGCTGTATGCGCTGACGCTGGTGAACGCGCGCACCGGCGTGCTCACTCGCCAGGGGGGCGACGTCGGCGACAAGCTGTTCCCGGTGCTGGTGGTGCTCGGCGTCTCCTTCGTCGTGGGCGCCGTGCTCGCCCTGCTGCTGCGCATGGCCTTGCGGGTCATGAGCCCGACCAGTGAAAACACCTCGATGCTGCTGGTCGCGCTGATTGCCGCCGGCACCGCGGTGGCGTCGCACTTCGGCGGCTCCGCGCCGCTGGCGGCGCTGATCGGCGGACTGCTGCTCAAGCAGATGAACCCGCGGCCCTGGGCCTGGCCGCGCCAGCTGGGCACCGTCTCGTCGCTGCTGACCATGCTGATGTTCGTGCTGGTGGCGGTGGTGGCGGCGACCGCCCCCTGGAACCCTGCGGTGGCGGGGCTGGTCGCGGCGCTGGTGCTGGCCCGCGGCGCCGGGACCATCGTCGGCGTGTGGCTGGCCAACTGGCGCAGCGGCACCAGTTGGCGCCAGGCGATCTGGACCGGCTGCGCGATGTCGCCCATGTCTTCGGTCGCCTTGCTGATGGTGTCGCAGTTCGCCACCGCCTCGGCCGGGCTGGGTGCGGAGGTCGCCGGCATCGCGCTGCCGGCGATCCTGCTGATGGGAGTGCTGGGCGCGATCGCCGCCACCTTCGCGCTGCACCGCGCGCGCGAGACCTCGCGCAGCGATGAGGCCGA